A genomic stretch from Schistosoma haematobium chromosome 2, whole genome shotgun sequence includes:
- the IFT80 gene encoding Intraflagellar transport protein 80 (EggNog:ENOG4104FVC~COG:S) — MDWHPRQRTKQSTKAARGSEIFLLGATDGKCHIISKEKRIERTSDAHQGAVLSAKWNFDGTSFATSGEDGQIKIWSRSGMLRSTLCQHSYPIYSFSWGDNSNMMLFSLDRQLVIQSLQANVKPFAWKAHDGVILQVDWNVINSQLISASEDCKYKLFAIGSYATVVLCDKLGWIHALEKTHTGSVLSIKWSPDGNQIACAGGNGRIINGYVTERCLEWNGFEAVLTDERTVVLHNLRNESIERLEFRDRVSKASFSFNYFIVVTSTQCYVYNIKNFNTPTIIELKESSVTHISQCQKYFALADGSSVYIYNYDVRLVCSLKHANIHAEQIYADSLTMSNDVIGIKDQLDKKIIHLFDPSSGKTLGDGKPISHSNEIIKISLNQMGNSFDRRLALLDNNKDLYLMSIRILGNQRKMVKLATMVSSFLWAETSNILAAITNDKLVIWFYPDIALTNSDILNLTKEEHNIIDDYGKQLELINFYRDRIMIKQADGSTVYCPISIYPDKLHQLVSLSKWNEALKLCWTVKDRILWACLAGIATNAKMLDVAEIAFAEIEEVDKVEYIRYIKSLPTTEMKNAEILLLSGEYQEAEAILLQNHLYFRAIMLNLHAFKWNRALELANKYNLAVDIVLSMRHDYLKQLNRVEELHLFNSQSKQSTLDASELKERIEEEYLNEKKQLQELSTT; from the exons ATGGACTGGCATCCTAGACAAAGGACGAAACAATCTACCAAGGCTGCAAGAGGGAGTGAAATATTCTTACTCGGAGCTACTGATG GGAAATGCCACATAATTTCTAAAGAGAAAAGAATAGAGAGAACTTCGGATGCTCATCAAGGGGCTGTTCTATCTGCGAAATGGAATTTCGATGGAACTTCTTTTGCCACAT CTGGAGAAGACGGACAAATAAAAATCTGGTCACGGAGTGGGATGTTAAGATCCACCTTGTGTCAACACA GTTATCCGATCTACTCGTTTTCATGGGGTGATAACTCTAATATGATGCTTTTTTCCCTTGACAGACAACTAGTTATACAATCTCTTCAAGCGAATGTTAAACCTTTTGCC TGGAAAGCCCATGATGGTGTCATTTTGCAAGTTGATTGGAATGTCATCAACAGTCAACTTATTTCCGCTTCAGAGGATTGCAAATACAAA TTATTTGCAATTGGATCGTATGCTACTGTAGTGTTGTGTGATAAACTTGGG TGGATTCATGCTTTGGAGAAAACACATACTGGTAGTGTTCTGAGTATCAAATGGTCTCCTGATGGTAATCAAATAGCGTGTGCTGGTGGAAATGGTCGAATAATTAATGGATATGTTACTGAAAGATGTTTAGAATGGAATGGTTTTGAAGCAGTGTTAACAGATGAACGAACTGTTGTATTGCACAATCTACGGAATGAATCGATAGAACGTTTAGAATTCCGTGATCGCGTATCAAAAGCATCATTCAGTTTCAATTACTTTATTGTAGTAACTAGCACTCAGTGCTATGTATACAA tatTAAAAATTTCAATACACCTACCATTATTGAACTTAAAGAGTCCAGCGTTACTCATATTTCTCAATGTCAGAA ATATTTTGCTTTAGCTGATGGATCCAGTGTGTATATCTACAATTATGATGTACGTCTTGTTTGTTCATTAAAACATGCTAATATACACGCGGAACAAATTTATGCAGATTCTTTAACTATGAGCAATGATGTAATTGGTATTAAAGATCAATTAGATAAGAAAA TTATTCACTTATTTGATCCATCGAGTGGTAAAACGCTAGGTGATGGGAAACCAATATCACATTCG aatgaaattattaaaatcagtttaaATCAAATGGGTAATTCATTTGATCGTCGATTGGCTCTGTTAGATAATAACAAAGACTTATATTTAATGTCAATTAGAATACTTGGTAATCAAAGGAAAATGGTTAAATTAG CTACAATGGTTAGTTCATTTCTATGGGCTGAAACATCAAATATTTTGGCAGCCATAACAAACGATAAACTTGTAATCTGGTTCTATCCTGATATTGCACTGACCAATAGTGATATACTTAACTTAACAAAAGAAGAACATAACATaat TGATGATTATGGGAAACAATTGGAACTGATTAATTTTTATCGAGATCGAATAATGATAAAACAGGCTGATGGAAGTACTGTTTATTGTCCGATTTCAATTTACCCTGATAAACTACATCAGTTAGTTAGTCTAAGTAAATGGAATGAAGCACTCAAGTTATGCTGGACAGTTAAG GACCGGATTCTTTGGGCATGTTTAGCTGGCATAGCAACAAATGCTAAAATGTTGGATGTAGCGGAAATAGCATTTGCTGAAATTGAAGAA GTCGATAAAGTGGAATATATTCGATATATCAAAAGTTTACCTACAACAGAAATGAAAAATGCTGAAATATTACTTTTATCAG GTGAATATCAAGAGGCTGAAGCAATTCTACTACagaatcatttatattttcGTGCTATCATGCTCAATTTGCATGCATTTAAATGGAATAG AGCACTTGAATTggcaaataaatataatttagcAGTTGATATTGTATTATCAATGAGAcatgattatttaaaacaattaaatcgTGTTGAagaattacatttatttaattcacaATCAAAACAA AGTACATTAGATGCATCGGAATTGAAAGAAAGAATTGAAGAGGAATATCTAAATGAGAAGAAACAACTCCAAGAATTATCAACCACTTGA